One Coregonus clupeaformis isolate EN_2021a unplaced genomic scaffold, ASM2061545v1 scaf0497, whole genome shotgun sequence genomic region harbors:
- the LOC123484920 gene encoding NACHT, LRR and PYD domains-containing protein 1 homolog produces the protein MFRHRTPKGRYECTVSGLRWVCERDVILKYHFRNWYPYSQLLKDMQYGQGGPLLDITMELGELEEVHLPHFVCLGTNPSLRNEMKIFHVEEHGVSVEEVHEVTRFHAKILHPKFSLISVILSYIFWWNIDVHCELMLYLTVKKQTLIPRLYLFPSNPSQIQAVEQQEKSQGSSRVLISRPEQAFKLNSFFRLNIPCSTAINPQKIHLIHRDSTPSFFRAVVENDRG, from the exons ATGTTCAG GCACAGGACACCCAAAGGGCGTTATGAGTGCACAGTGTCTGGGCTCCgctgggtgtgtgagagagatgtcaTTCTGAAGTATCACTTCAGGAACTGGTATCCCTACAGTCAACTTCTGAAAGACATGCAGTACGGACAAGGTGGTCCATTGCTGGACATCACTATGGAGTTAGGTGAACTGGAGGAAGTTCATCTGCCACACTTTGTCTGTTTAG GGACCAACCCTTCCCTGAGGAATGAGATGAAGATTTTTCATGTAGAGGAACATGGAGTGTCTGTTGAGGAAGTGCATGAGGTCACCAGATTCCATGCTAAGATTCTCCATCCCAAGTTCTCACTTATCTCTGTTATACTGAGCTATATCTTTTGGTGGAACATAGATGTCCACTGTGAGCTGATGCTCTATCTGACAGTGAAAAAGCAAACACTAATTCCACGCCTATACCTGTTCCCCAGTAACCCCAGCCAAATACAG GCTGTGGAACAACAGGAAAAGTCTCAAGGGTCTTCAAGGGTTCTCATCTCAAGACCGGAGCAGGCCTTCAAACTGAATAGTTTCTTCAGACTGAACATTCCCTGTTCTACCGCCATCAATCCACAG aagATTCATCTCATACATAGAGACTCCACACCAAGCTTTTTCAGGGCGGTTGTAGAAAATGACAGGGGTTAA
- the LOC123484922 gene encoding LOW QUALITY PROTEIN: protein NLRC3-like (The sequence of the model RefSeq protein was modified relative to this genomic sequence to represent the inferred CDS: deleted 1 base in 1 codon) yields MTQDTSSKSVQKPRAESPAPSLLSMKSDQPPAFSQEPLPDDNKEVESLDSEDALKITHNLLDRRSQTLLTVQQDIKAKLKHKYQHISEGIGNQSLLKDIYTELYITEGGSGGVNNEHEVRQIEMASKKQTTQETPIKCNDIFKPLAGQDKPIRTVLTKGIAGIGKTVLVQKVILDWAEGKANQDVHFMFPLPFRDLNLKKDQYSLMQLLSHYFSELKEIDNIEDGETKTVFIFDGLDECRLPLDFKNNERCCDVTKPTSVDVLLTNLIKGNLLPSALLWITSRPAAANQIPPECVDQVTEVRGFNDPQKEEYFRKKITDQNLANEIIKHMKTSRSLHIMCHMPVFCWISATVLEMMLKEAEKDEVPKTLTQMFTHFTLIQIIVMNKKYNKATETNPKELSQSDKEMILKLAKLAFQQLQKGNLIFYEEDLRECGLDVTEASEYSALCTEIFKEESGLNQEKVYSFVHLSLQEFLAAVHALESCLDKKENVFSTTSEDEEEESIQLFDLHRRAVDQALKSENGHLDLFLRFLLGLSLESNQNLLRGLLTQTGSTTQSNEETVERTVRYLSDKIERESSPERIINLFHCLNELGANSLVEDMQTSLRSGTLSETRLKPDQCSALAYLLLMSEEVLEEFDLKTYTTSEECYQRLMPVVKTCKRALLAGCKLTYKSCETLASALQTPNSPLRELDLSYNDLGDRGVELLCVGLTSPLCNIQTLVLGQCGLTEGCCSDLASVLSSPNSQLKQLELRDNDLQDSGVTLLSAGLEDPDCKLHTLGLSGCLVTEEGCAALSLALRSNPCHLKELDLSYNHPGDSAGGLLSAALVDPTDKLMKLNVDHGGEFRLKPGLTKYACHLTLDPNTANPKLILSKGNRKVTRVEEEQHYEDHPDRFDRHPQVLCREGLSGSRYYWEVEKGGDGALIGVVYKGMKRKGKEDDSWIGANRKSWCLFCSNRGYDFYHAVRRSIPGPVSNRVAVYLDWPAGTLSFYSVSSSGTLTHHYTEHTTFTEPLYPGFGFGFAFHSSYSSVTLCQIDDQHIQSRDHGGECCIKPGPENTRDQICEC; encoded by the exons atgactcAAGACACCAGTTCTAAGAG TGTCCAGAAGCCCAGAGCAGAGTCACCTGCCCCCAGCCTGCTATCAATGAAGAGTGATCAGCCACCTGCTTTCAGCCAGGAACCATTACCAGATGACAATAAGGAAGTGGAGAGTTTGGACAGTGAGGATGCATTAAAGATCACACACAACCTTCTGGACAGAAGAA GTCAAACTCTTCTGACAGTCCAACAAGACATTAAGGCTAAACTGAAACACAAGTATCAACACATATCTGAAGGAATTGGAAACCAAAGTCTGTTAAAGgacatctacacagagctctacatcacagagggtggaagtggaggggtcaataatgaacatgaggtgagacagatagagatggcatccaagaaacaaaccacacaagagacaccaatcaAATGCAACGACATCTTCAAGCCTTTAgctggacaagacaaacctatcagaactgtgctgacaaaaggaatcgctggcattggaaaaacagttctc gtgcagaaggtcatccttgactgggcagagggaaaagcaaatcaggacgtTCATTTCATGTTTCCTCTTCCTTTCCGTGATCTGAACCTGAAAAAGGACCAATACAGTCTGATGCAACTTCTTTCCCACTACTTCTCAGAGCTGAAAGAGATTGACAACATTGAAGATGGGGAAACCAAAACTGTTTTCatttttgatggtctggatgagtgtcgACTTCCTCTAGACTTCAAAAACAATGAGAGGTGCTGTGATGTCACGAAGCCAACCTCAGTGGACgtgctgctgacaaacctcatcaaggggaatctgcttccctctgctctcctctggataacctcacggcctgcagcagccaatcagatccctcctgagtgtgttgaccaggtgacagaggtacgagggttcaatgatccccagaaggaggagtacttcaggaagaaaatcacagatcagaatctggccaatgaaatcatcaaacacatgaagacatcaaggagcctccacatcatgtgccacatgccagtcttctgttggatatcAGCCACTGTCCTTGAGATGATGCTGAAAGAGGCAGAGAAGGATGAAGTCCCCAAAACTCTGACCCAGATGTTCACACACTTCACGCTCATCCAAATCATTGTGatgaacaagaagtacaacaaagCCACAGAGACAAACCCAAAGGAACTGTCTCAGTCAGACAAAGAGATGATCCTGAAACTGGCAAAGCTGGCTTTCCAACAGCTGCAGAAGGGCAACCTGATCTTCTATGAGGAGGACCTGAGAGAGTGTGGCCTTGATGTCACAGAGGCATCAGAGTACTCAGCATTGTGTACAGAGATCTTTAAAGAAGAATCTGGGCTGAACCAAGAGAAGGTCTACAGCTTTGTGCATCTGAGCCTTCAGGAGTTTCTAGCAGCAGTGCATGCTTTAGAATCATGTCTGGACaagaaggaaaatgttttttccACCACTagtgaggatgaagaggaggagtcaATCCAGTTGTTTGACTTACACAGGAGAGCAGTGGACCAGGCCTTGAAGAGTGAgaatggacacctggacctgttcctccgcttccttctgggtctctcactggagtccaatcagaatctGTTACGAGGCCTTCTGACACAGACAGGaagtacaacacagagcaatgAGGAAACAGTCGAGAGAACAGTCAGGTACCTTTCAGACAAGATCGAAAGGGAATCCTCACCAGAAAGGATCATCAacttgttccactgtctgaatgaacttggTGCCAACTCTCTAGTTGAAGACATGCAAACCTCCCTGCGATCAGGAACTCTTTCAGAAACAAGACTAAAACCTGACCAATGTTcagccctggcctacctgttactgatgtcagaggaggtgctggaggagttTGACCTGAAGACATACACCACATCAGAGGAATGTTATCAGAGGTTAATGCCGGTAGTGAAAACCTGCAAGAGAGCACT actggctggctgtaaactcacatataaatcctgtgagactctggcttcagctctgcagacaccaaactccccactgagagaactggacctcagctacaatgacctgggagacagaggagtggagctgctctgtgttggactaaccagtccactctgcaacatacagacactagt TCTAGGTCAGTGTGGTCTGACAGAGGGTTGCTGTTCAGATCTGGCCTCAGTCCTGAGTTCACCCAACTCACAACTGAAACAACTGGAGCTGAGAGACAATGACCTGCAGGACTCAGGAGTTACACTGctgtctgctggactggaggatccagactgtaaactacacacactggg gctgtctggctgtctggtcacagaggagggctgtgctgctctgtctttagctctgaggtcaaacccctgccacctgaaagagctggacctgagctacaatcacccaggagactctgcAGGGGGACTGCTTTCAGCTGCTCTGGTGGATCCCACAGATAAACTGATGAAGCTGAA TGTGGATCATGGTGGAGAGTTCAGGCTGAAACCAGGGCTGACGAAAT ATGCCTGTCATCTCACCCTGGACCCAAATACAGCAAACCCAAAGCTGATACTGTCTAAGGGGAACAGGAAGGTGACACGGGTGGAGGAGGAGCAGCATTATGAAGACCATCCAGACAGATTTGACCGTCATCCCCAAGTTCTCTGCAGAGAAGGCTTATCTGGATCTCGttattactgggaggtggagaagGGTGGTGACGGGGCTCTCATTGGTGTGGTGTACAAAGGAATGAAGAGGAAGGGAAAGGAGGATGACAGTTGGATTGGAGCCAATAGGAAGTCCTGGTGTTTATTCTGCTCTAACAGAGGTTATGACTTTTACCATGCCGTCAGGAGATCCATCCCTGGTCCTGTTTCTAACAGAGTTgcagtgtatctggactggccagctggTACTTTGTCCTTCTATAGTGTGTCCTCCTCTGGTACACTGACACACCATTACACAGAACACACCACATTCACTgaacccctctatcctgggtttgggTTTGGGTTTGCGTTTCATTCCTCCTACTCCTCAGTGACCCTGTGTCAGATAGATGACCAACACATTCAAAG CagagaccatggtggagagtgttgtatcaagcctggacctgagaacaccagagaccAGATATGTGAGTGTTAA